A genomic window from Candidatus Thermoplasmatota archaeon includes:
- a CDS encoding DUF5611 family protein, with amino-acid sequence MQEYEIRRGHQDNIQLEKLKVHMQDIFGNVQERDGELVSSFGALKEIAVWPSKKTVCVDTKMDPSVGDEVALSTIKAYNVFLERATGLTAKERAKKAQKKVKEGKL; translated from the coding sequence ATGCAGGAATACGAGATCCGCAGAGGCCATCAAGACAACATACAGCTGGAGAAGCTCAAGGTCCACATGCAGGACATCTTCGGGAACGTGCAGGAGAGGGACGGGGAGCTCGTGTCATCGTTCGGGGCGCTGAAGGAGATAGCTGTCTGGCCGAGCAAGAAAACTGTGTGCGTTGATACTAAGATGGACCCCTCGGTCGGGGACGAGGTCGCCCTGAGCACGATCAAGGCGTACAACGTTTTTCTGGAGAGAGCGACGGGCCTCACCGCAAAGGAGCGGGCGAAGAAGGCCCAGAAGAAGGTGAAGGAAGGCAAGCTCTGA
- a CDS encoding archaeosine biosynthesis radical SAM protein RaSEA, whose protein sequence is MRDETGTRRTHRRGADSPASVWKEKESLDGKIVEAGVIILQTTGCSHSHRGGCSMCGYNIGSSGTIAPKDISKQFTRAIEELGKVDLLKVYTSGSFLDECEIPVEQADQILRHCADNHTRLLFESRPEYVTPETLDRVLRTHDHIELALGLESANGKVLIYSINKGFTVKDYDDAVQVLTDKRVDIRTYVLLKPPFLTEAEAVADAKATMIHAAKNSKTVSLNPVNVQKGTLVERLWKNWAYRPPWLWSVLDVLKASKDSGKKIICDPTGGGKERGAHNCGKCDDVILDSIKGYSQTQDASRLGAPECDCREIWRSVMDLEGFVMGGTCDLQRFFRKHGA, encoded by the coding sequence ATGAGAGATGAAACGGGGACCAGGCGCACGCACAGGAGAGGTGCGGACTCACCGGCGTCAGTCTGGAAAGAGAAGGAGTCTCTTGATGGCAAGATCGTCGAAGCCGGCGTCATCATACTTCAGACGACAGGATGCAGCCATTCCCACAGAGGCGGGTGCTCGATGTGTGGATACAACATCGGGTCGAGCGGGACCATCGCACCAAAGGACATCTCAAAGCAGTTCACGCGCGCGATCGAGGAACTGGGCAAGGTCGACCTGCTGAAGGTATACACGTCAGGGTCGTTCCTCGACGAGTGCGAGATACCCGTCGAGCAGGCGGATCAGATACTCAGGCACTGCGCCGACAATCATACGAGACTCCTGTTCGAGTCGAGACCGGAGTACGTAACGCCAGAGACACTAGACAGAGTCCTCAGGACCCACGACCATATCGAGCTGGCACTCGGGCTGGAGAGCGCGAACGGCAAGGTCCTGATATACTCGATCAACAAAGGATTCACTGTCAAGGACTATGACGATGCGGTTCAAGTGCTAACGGACAAACGAGTCGACATCAGGACCTATGTGCTCCTCAAACCGCCGTTCCTGACTGAAGCGGAGGCGGTCGCCGATGCGAAGGCCACCATGATACATGCGGCAAAGAACAGCAAGACCGTCTCGCTCAACCCAGTCAACGTACAGAAGGGAACCCTTGTCGAGAGACTCTGGAAGAACTGGGCGTACAGGCCCCCATGGCTCTGGAGCGTCCTGGACGTCCTGAAGGCCAGCAAGGACTCTGGCAAGAAGATCATATGCGACCCGACGGGCGGAGGCAAGGAACGAGGAGCACACAACTGCGGCAAGTGCGATGATGTGATCCTTGATTCGATCAAGGGCTATTCCCAGACCCAGGACGCATCACGCTTGGGAGCGCCAGAATGCGACTGCAGGGAGATCTGGAGAAGCGTGATGGATCTCGAAGGGTTCGTGATGGGCGGCACGTGCGACCTCCAAAGGTTTTTCAGGAAGCACGGAGCTTAA
- a CDS encoding DUF1931 domain-containing protein: MVIKVSEVKDVAGEGIRISEEFYYELDREVHEMIESAARRAKKNGRRTLKPYDL, translated from the coding sequence ATGGTCATCAAGGTGTCTGAGGTCAAGGATGTGGCCGGAGAGGGCATCCGGATCTCCGAGGAATTCTATTACGAACTGGACAGAGAGGTCCACGAGATGATCGAGAGCGCTGCGAGGCGGGCGAAGAAGAACGGCCGAAGAACTCTCAAGCCCTACGATCTCTGA
- a CDS encoding tyrosine--tRNA ligase: protein MDVDSKVELASRDALEIVTPEELRNLFETSSKPTGYIGYEPSGFVHAGQIITASKIIDLQNTGVEMTIFLADWHALINDKMGGKIENIRACGEYLRECFIALGVKDTAKFVWASDLIDHSSYWEKFIRISKASSLTRIKRAMTILGRTEDEAEIDASKVMYPPMQAADIFELGADIALAGMDQRRAHMLARDAAEKLGWKKPIALHTPLLVSLLGAGRMDPVDAKMSKSNPNSAVFLHDSPQEISKKIKGAFCPAEVEGNPVVDTMRLIVFPKLGSVHIDRPEKYGGPLDFASFAELQQSYASGKLHPQDLKKGVSDSMSTLLLPVREYFEKHPQNLEKVKSLSVTR from the coding sequence ATGGACGTCGATTCCAAGGTCGAATTGGCCTCAAGGGACGCTCTCGAGATCGTCACGCCCGAGGAGCTGAGAAATCTCTTCGAGACCAGCTCCAAACCTACTGGGTACATCGGATACGAGCCGAGCGGGTTCGTACATGCTGGACAGATTATCACCGCGAGCAAGATCATCGACCTACAGAACACCGGCGTCGAGATGACCATCTTCCTGGCGGATTGGCACGCGCTGATCAACGACAAGATGGGAGGGAAGATCGAGAACATACGAGCCTGTGGAGAGTACCTACGCGAGTGCTTCATTGCGTTGGGAGTGAAGGACACTGCGAAGTTCGTTTGGGCCAGCGACCTCATCGACCATTCAAGCTACTGGGAGAAGTTCATCCGCATATCCAAAGCGAGCTCTCTCACTCGCATCAAGCGAGCGATGACGATCCTCGGAAGGACTGAGGATGAAGCCGAGATCGATGCATCCAAGGTCATGTATCCTCCCATGCAGGCAGCGGATATCTTTGAGCTAGGAGCTGACATCGCTCTCGCCGGCATGGATCAGAGACGGGCTCACATGCTGGCCAGGGATGCCGCCGAGAAGCTCGGATGGAAGAAGCCCATCGCGCTCCACACCCCGTTGCTTGTGAGCCTCCTGGGCGCAGGAAGGATGGACCCTGTAGACGCGAAGATGTCAAAGAGCAACCCAAACAGCGCGGTCTTCCTGCATGACTCGCCGCAGGAGATATCGAAGAAGATCAAGGGTGCCTTCTGTCCCGCAGAGGTCGAGGGGAACCCCGTCGTAGACACAATGAGGCTCATAGTCTTCCCGAAGCTAGGTTCGGTGCACATCGACAGGCCCGAGAAGTATGGAGGCCCGCTCGATTTCGCCAGCTTCGCAGAGCTCCAGCAGTCCTATGCGTCTGGCAAGCTCCATCCGCAGGACCTGAAGAAGGGCGTATCCGATTCCATGTCAACATTGCTTCTGCCGGTTCGAGAGTATTTCGAGAAGCATCCGCAGAACCTCGAGAAGGTCAAGTCACTCTCAGTCACGAGATGA
- a CDS encoding DHH family phosphoesterase produces the protein MLSSIAEELSKEGGTLVLLHGNADPDAVASAFAVQQSFPEVLIGLPGGLDMVSKVLAKTLNIEASEDIAKLPMARLLVLDTSGPEQLGIEIDISRAIVVDHHTRNEGWEKARQYYCDDTKSSCSEIVYELLKAARKKPSRDVALALLFGMLTDTGYFKFAKPTTLITFSELMAIHDIAMDEAMGLVDVDTDISERISQLKGAQRLKYWKVGNYIIATSQGSAFEASVCKSLLSLGADIGFVGSQRGEQFRISARATQAVVRKGIHLGKLLGGVGSETTNGGGGHPGAAGLTGVGDVEAILNISAENAMKILKKIDSSRD, from the coding sequence GTGCTTTCCAGCATCGCCGAAGAGCTATCGAAAGAAGGGGGGACGCTAGTGCTCCTGCATGGGAACGCGGATCCCGACGCCGTCGCTAGCGCATTCGCGGTGCAGCAATCGTTTCCTGAGGTCTTGATCGGTCTTCCCGGCGGTCTGGACATGGTTTCGAAGGTCTTGGCGAAGACGCTCAACATCGAAGCATCTGAGGATATCGCGAAGCTGCCGATGGCCCGACTCCTCGTGCTTGACACGTCTGGCCCGGAGCAGCTCGGGATCGAGATCGACATCTCAAGAGCCATCGTTGTCGACCACCACACCAGGAACGAAGGGTGGGAGAAGGCTAGGCAGTACTACTGCGACGATACCAAGAGCTCGTGCTCGGAGATCGTTTACGAGCTGCTGAAGGCTGCAAGGAAGAAGCCGAGCCGCGATGTGGCCTTGGCACTCTTGTTCGGGATGCTCACGGACACGGGATACTTCAAGTTCGCGAAACCTACGACCCTGATCACATTCTCCGAGCTGATGGCCATCCACGACATCGCCATGGACGAGGCGATGGGACTTGTGGACGTTGACACGGACATATCGGAGAGGATCTCGCAGCTCAAGGGCGCTCAGAGGCTGAAGTACTGGAAGGTCGGGAACTACATCATCGCGACCTCACAGGGCAGCGCGTTCGAAGCATCCGTCTGCAAATCGCTGCTATCGCTTGGAGCGGACATAGGCTTCGTGGGCTCCCAGAGGGGAGAACAGTTCAGGATAAGCGCAAGGGCGACGCAGGCCGTCGTGAGAAAAGGCATCCATCTCGGCAAGCTGCTGGGAGGAGTCGGGTCCGAGACCACGAACGGCGGCGGTGGTCATCCGGGCGCTGCTGGCCTCACGGGGGTTGGCGACGTCGAGGCCATTCTGAACATATCAGCCGAGAATGCGATGAAGATCCTGAAGAAGATCGACTCATCTCGTGACTGA
- a CDS encoding prefoldin subunit beta codes for MDNIPPKVQNQIAQFQQLTQQIQMVTTQKIQLEAQVRELDRTIVELEKITDDSAAFKNVGSLLIQVKDRPALVTELKEQKETAEVRVKTIDRQDKHLRERHKSLQDQITQALQAPAPAKPAPEVDES; via the coding sequence ATGGACAACATACCACCGAAGGTCCAGAACCAGATCGCGCAGTTCCAGCAACTGACACAGCAGATACAAATGGTCACCACGCAGAAGATACAGCTGGAGGCACAGGTTCGTGAGCTAGACAGGACGATAGTAGAGCTCGAGAAGATCACGGACGATTCAGCGGCCTTCAAGAACGTGGGGTCGCTATTAATCCAGGTGAAGGACAGGCCCGCACTGGTCACGGAGCTCAAGGAACAGAAGGAGACGGCCGAGGTGCGCGTGAAGACGATCGACAGGCAGGACAAGCACCTCAGAGAGAGGCACAAGAGCCTTCAGGACCAGATAACGCAGGCACTCCAGGCTCCCGCCCCCGCCAAACCGGCCCCCGAGGTCGACGAGAGCTAG
- a CDS encoding DNA-directed RNA polymerase subunit P — translation MYKCSKCKEPVRTNVNTVGLQCEKCGSKVFYKERPNVRKSIKGR, via the coding sequence ATGTACAAGTGCTCTAAATGCAAGGAGCCCGTGAGGACGAACGTGAACACCGTCGGGCTGCAGTGCGAGAAGTGTGGCTCTAAGGTCTTCTATAAAGAGCGGCCAAACGTGAGGAAATCGATCAAAGGTAGATGA